From the Lysobacter sp. FW306-1B-D06B genome, one window contains:
- a CDS encoding phosphoadenylyl-sulfate reductase: MSPPDPITAAESPRALAELNAWLGGLNASERIAWALEHTAGEHALSSSFGAQAAVSLHLATRQRPDMPVILIDTGYLFPETYRFIDQLTDTLGLNLKVYRPQIGIAWMEARLGKLWEGGLDGIERYNRMRKVEPMQRALDDLGVRTWIAGLRRSQSRTRANIDFLQLRDGRWKLHPIADWTDRDVYQYLREHNLPYHPLWDQGYVSIGDVHTTRRLEPGMNEEDTRFFGLKRECGLHFDGEPNAA; the protein is encoded by the coding sequence ATGAGCCCGCCCGATCCCATCACTGCCGCCGAATCGCCCCGAGCGCTGGCCGAACTGAACGCCTGGCTCGGCGGCCTCAACGCGTCCGAGCGCATCGCCTGGGCGCTGGAACACACCGCAGGCGAGCACGCGCTGTCGTCGAGTTTCGGCGCGCAGGCCGCCGTGTCGCTGCACCTGGCCACGCGCCAGCGGCCGGACATGCCGGTGATCCTCATCGACACCGGCTATCTCTTCCCGGAAACGTACCGCTTCATCGACCAGCTCACCGACACGCTCGGATTGAACCTGAAGGTGTATCGCCCGCAGATCGGCATCGCCTGGATGGAAGCGCGACTGGGCAAGCTGTGGGAAGGCGGCCTGGACGGCATCGAGCGTTACAACCGCATGCGCAAGGTCGAGCCGATGCAGCGCGCGCTGGACGACCTGGGCGTGCGCACCTGGATCGCCGGCCTGCGCCGCAGCCAGTCGCGCACGCGCGCCAACATCGATTTCCTGCAACTGCGCGACGGCCGCTGGAAGCTGCATCCCATCGCCGACTGGACCGATCGCGACGTGTACCAGTACCTGCGCGAGCACAACCTGCCCTACCACCCGCTGTGGGACCAGGGCTATGTATCGATCGGGGATGTGCACACCACGCGTCGGCTCGAGCCGGGCATGAACGAGGAAGACACGCGTTTTTTCGGCCTCAAGCGTGAGTGCGGACTGCATTTCGACGGCGAACCGAACGCGGCGTGA
- the cysI gene encoding assimilatory sulfite reductase (NADPH) hemoprotein subunit, translated as MSSHSVEDIKQQSDRLRGTLLASLANPITGALHDDDQTLIKYHGSYQQDDRDIREERRLAKLEPAYSFMIRTRTPGGVVTPAQWLKLDSIATTYAERGLRITTRQAFQFHGVIKTELKATMQAINAALIDTLAACGDVNRNVAVAANPLQSQAHAQVHAHAAALSEHLLPNTRAYYEIWLDEERVAGSGSEDEPVYGATYLPRKFKIGFAIAPYNDVDVFAQDLGFIAIVEDGELLGYNVSVGGGMGATHGDPETYPRLGDVIGFVTPEQLTAVAVAVVTAQRDFGNRAVRKRARLKYTIDDHGLEWFKAEVERRASFALSPARPFGFVHNGDRFGWIEGDDGRAHLTLRIVAGRIWDRDGLTHLSGLREIARVLDEADAGAEFRLTPNQNLVIAGVPAALRDRVDALVAQYGLDTHARATPLQRNALACVALPTCGLAMAEAERYLPEFADKVQALLDTHGLHDAPIHLRISGCPNGCSRPYLGEIALVGKAPGRYNLMLGADHRGQRLNTLYRENIAEAQILESLDPLFARYAGERDTDEGFGDFLVRTGTVVPPRPAIALQLRTENAA; from the coding sequence ATGAGCAGCCATTCCGTCGAGGACATCAAGCAGCAAAGCGACCGCCTGCGCGGCACGCTGCTGGCCTCGCTCGCCAACCCGATCACCGGCGCGCTGCACGACGACGACCAGACGCTGATCAAGTACCACGGCAGTTACCAGCAGGACGATCGCGACATCCGCGAGGAACGCCGGCTGGCGAAGCTGGAACCGGCGTACAGCTTCATGATCCGCACGCGCACGCCCGGCGGCGTGGTCACGCCGGCGCAGTGGCTCAAGCTCGACAGCATCGCCACGACCTACGCCGAACGCGGCCTGCGCATCACCACGCGCCAGGCGTTCCAGTTCCACGGTGTGATCAAGACCGAACTGAAGGCGACGATGCAGGCGATCAACGCCGCGCTCATCGACACGCTCGCCGCCTGCGGCGACGTGAACCGCAACGTCGCCGTGGCCGCCAACCCGCTGCAGTCGCAGGCGCATGCGCAGGTGCACGCGCACGCCGCCGCGCTGTCCGAACACCTGCTGCCGAACACGCGCGCCTACTACGAGATCTGGCTGGACGAAGAGCGCGTCGCCGGCAGCGGCAGCGAGGACGAGCCCGTGTACGGCGCGACCTACCTGCCGCGCAAGTTCAAGATCGGCTTCGCGATCGCGCCGTACAACGACGTGGACGTGTTCGCGCAGGACCTGGGCTTCATCGCCATTGTCGAGGACGGCGAACTGCTGGGCTACAACGTCAGCGTGGGCGGCGGCATGGGCGCGACGCACGGCGATCCGGAAACCTACCCGCGCCTGGGGGACGTGATCGGCTTCGTTACGCCGGAGCAGCTCACCGCCGTCGCCGTGGCAGTCGTCACTGCGCAGCGCGATTTCGGAAACCGCGCGGTGCGCAAGCGGGCGCGACTGAAGTACACGATCGACGACCACGGCCTGGAGTGGTTCAAGGCCGAAGTCGAGCGGCGCGCCAGCTTCGCGCTCTCCCCGGCGCGTCCGTTCGGCTTCGTCCACAACGGCGACCGCTTCGGATGGATTGAAGGCGACGACGGCCGTGCGCACCTGACGCTGCGCATCGTCGCCGGACGCATCTGGGATCGCGACGGGCTCACGCACCTGAGCGGCCTGCGCGAGATCGCACGCGTGCTGGACGAGGCCGACGCGGGCGCCGAATTCCGCCTCACGCCGAACCAGAACCTCGTCATCGCCGGCGTGCCCGCGGCGCTGCGCGATCGCGTCGATGCGCTCGTCGCGCAGTACGGCCTGGACACGCATGCACGCGCCACGCCGCTGCAACGCAACGCGCTGGCCTGCGTCGCACTGCCCACCTGCGGCCTGGCGATGGCCGAAGCCGAACGCTACCTGCCCGAGTTCGCCGACAAGGTGCAGGCATTGCTCGACACGCACGGCCTGCACGATGCGCCGATCCACCTGCGCATCAGCGGTTGCCCGAACGGCTGCTCGCGCCCGTACCTGGGCGAGATCGCGCTCGTCGGCAAGGCGCCGGGCCGCTACAACCTGATGCTGGGCGCGGACCATCGCGGCCAGCGCCTGAACACGCTGTACCGCGAGAACATCGCCGAGGCGCAGATCCTCGAATCGCTGGATCCGCTCTTCGCTCGCTATGCCGGCGAGCGCGACACCGACGAAGGCTTCGGCGATTTCCTCGTGAGAACCGGCACCGTCGTGCCGCCCCGACCCGCCATCGCACTGCAACTTCGCACCGAGAACGCCGCATGA